One Candida dubliniensis CD36 chromosome 1, complete sequence genomic region harbors:
- a CDS encoding RNA polymerase II basal transcription complex subunit, putative (Similar to S. cerevisiae NUT2;~Similar to C. albicans NUT2): MTTGTLPSTPENEPLIKSADNVANLIESFIELGVLVHDNQGTPQSNQALMNKLNQLIQQLSQTSTIANDTNTNTNLKQFLIPIDVISYIEDGRNPDIYTREFIEVNAKSNARLKGKMLGFKKLRDVFSDKLKQEFPQLEKSVDDIIKRTDDN; this comes from the coding sequence ATGACTACAGGAACTTTACCATCAACACCAGAAAATGAACCATTGATTAAATCAGCTGATAATGTTgctaatttaattgaatcatttataGAATTAGGTGTATTGGTTCATGATAATCAAGGAACTCCACAATCAAATCAAGcattaatgaataaattaaatcaattgattcaacaattatCTCAAACATCAACCATTGCCAATGATACAAATACTAATacaaatttgaaacaatttcttATACCAATTGATGTGATTTCATATATTGAAGATGGAAGAAATCCTGATATATATACTCgagaatttattgaagTTAATGCTAAAAGTAATGCTCGATTAAAAGGGAAAATGTTGGGGTTTAAAAAATTACGTGATGTTTTCAGTGATAAGttgaaacaagaatttcctcaattggaaaaaagTGTTGATGATATAATTAAACGAACCGAtgataattaa
- a CDS encoding kinesin, putative (Similar to Neurospora crassa KIN;~Similar to C. albicans SMY1) → MSSVHSKSFDGDLTLHRSVEYYDDSINSPGLPFNYLAPSQVRGSTFIMDSNISTINNIKVICRFRPENEKELQKGKSIVEFPNTQTVTLYGKDYTTHYSFDRVFSPEASQLDIYQFSIAETVDDLINGYNGTVLAYGQTGSGKSYTMLGASQLSDPNSKGIIPRISHEIFERISANESVSSEVEYSVCVSFMEIHMEQIRDLIDVVNNEFDHKFTIHEDKSNGIYVKGLATRSVTNELELLNILSEGLKYRSISSTQMNEESSRSHTIFQIKLTQKHMETEVIKRSNLFLVDLAGSEKVDKTGAQGQTLEEAKKINSSLSALGNVINALTDGKSTHIPYRDSKLTRILQESIGGNSRTSLIINCSPSSFNELETLSTLRFGTRAKSIKNSAHVNTELSTASLKNRITQLEKMNQSNQAYIKQLEDELSSYRSEPHSSPSMFSMMRNSTATTTSIATSLATKPSTFQSRLPIPSTVSIISSPPPSLARNSHMSDELDRRDKKIEELENVILNLKMQNLKTSHQEESKLFSLENSLQNISNKLNEVELVNINLRKHLLISEKIIESRDNKINKLKLSLKEQQLLISRETLGFRNRLGEIQSKLEDLNKYKEEEMSIKRETLLLQRQQSIGGVSSAGTGTGFGGGLDIMQRSGTTSTDDIQSISAFKPDPELIDNMYDDGRSEIEEDNQHHQYQQQQQQQQHFDGASHNHDDEEEEEGGEDHSNTLINRSSDSQISKNGSLRLGNDIDKESLQEGFSIYSSKKLDDEYDGKPPLSQPPSQQQRLAASASFGNYKNGHNGILNFQQEYLSINEFLKESRRRSLMIANPTTNFTPSTIPSPAQQPRILSDVDSSDTSGMFGSGNSNGGGDDGTTSLSKSQKHKRNHSSGGLNLKIVKPLKSAASLGIF, encoded by the coding sequence ATGTCAAGCGTacattcaaaatcatttgatGGGGATCTTACTTTGCATCGAAGTGTCGAATATTACGATGATTCCATAAATAGTCCTGGGTTGCCATTCAATTACTTGGCTCCATCACAAGTCAGAGGGTCTACATTTATAATGGATTCTAACATCTCCACTATTAATAACATCAAAGTTATCTGTCGATTTCGAcctgaaaatgaaaaggaACTACAAAAGGGTAAACTGATTGTTGAATTTCCAAACACTCAAACTGTGACATTATATGGGAAGGATTACACAACCCATTATTCCTTTGACAGAGTGTTTTCCCCTGAAGCAAGTCAATTGGATATCTATCAATTTTCTATTGCTGAAACAGTGGACgatttaataaatggaTACAATGGTACTGTCTTGGCATATGGTCAAACTGGGTCAGGTAAATCGTATACCATGTTGGGTGCATCACAATTGCTGGATCCTAATTCAAAAGGTATTATACCTAGAATATCGCATGAAATATTTGAGAGGATTTCTGCCAATGAATCAGTATCATCTGAGGTTGAATATTCTGTGTGTGTTTCATTCATGGAAATTCATATGGAGCAAATTCGAGATTTGATTGATGTCGtcaataatgaatttgatcaCAAGTTTACTATACATGAAGATAAACTGAATGGTATATATGTGAAGGGACTAGCTACCAGACTGGTTACCAATGAATTGGAACTATTAAATATACTTTCTGAAGGGTTAAAATATCGGTCTATATCGTCGACTCAAATGAATGAAGAAAGTTCACGGTCACATacaattttccaaattaaattaactCAAAAGCATATGGAGACAGAAGTGATTAAACGATCAAACttatttcttgttgatCTTGCTGGTAGTGAAAAAGTTGACAAGACCGGTGCCCAAGGTCAAACATTGGaagaagcaaaaaaaatcaattcatcattatcgGCATTGGGTAATGTTATAAATGCCTTAACTGATGGGAAATCAACTCATATTCCATATAGGGATTCCAAATTGACTCGTATTCTACAGGAATCCATTGGTGGTAATTCAAGAACTTCattaattatcaattgttcaccatcatcattcaATGAGTTAGAAACTTTATCGACCCTTCGATTTGGTACTAGAGCCAAATCAATTAAGAATAGTGCCCATGTAAACACTGAATTAAGTACTGCATCTTTGAAGAATCGAATTACTCAATTGGAAAAGATGAATCAAAGCAATCAAGCTTATATTAAGCAATTGGAAGATGAATTATCATCGTACCGTTCAGAACCTCATTCATCACCACTGATGTTCTCAATGATGAGAAATAGTACTGCCACCACAACTAGTATTGCCACTTCTTTGGCCACTAAACCCAGCACATTCCAATCTCGATTACCAATACCATCTACAGTGTCAATTATATCGTCACCACCACCTAGTCTTGCGAGAAATAGTCATATGAGTGATGAATTAGATCGTCgtgataaaaaaattgaagaattggagaatgtgatattgaatttgaagatgcaaaatttgaaaacttctcatcaagaagaaagtaaattattttcattggAAAATTCTTTGCAAAATATCAGTAATAAGTTGAATGAAGTTGAATTggttaatattaatttaaggaaacatttattaattagtGAAAAGATTATTGAGAGTAGagataataaaatcaataaattgaaattatctttaaaagaacaacaattattaatttctcGTGAGACGTTAGGATTTAGAAATAGATTAGGAGAAATTCAACTGAAATTAgaagatttgaataaatataaagaagaagaaatgaGTATTAAACGAgaaacattattattacaacGTCAACAAAGTATTGGTGGAGTTAGCAGTGCTGGCACTGGTACTGGATTTGGAGGTGGACTAGACATTATGCAAAGGTCTGGTACAACTTCTACTGATGATATTCAAAGTATATCGGCATTTAAACCTGATCCAGAATTAATTGACAATATGTATGATGATGGCAGAAGTGaaatagaagaagataatcaacatcatcaatatcaacaacaacagcaacaacaacaacacttTGATGGTGCTAGTCATAAccatgatgatgaagaggaagaagaaggaggAGAAGATCATTCTAATACATTAATCAATAGAAGTTCTGATAGTCAAATATCCAAAAATGGTTCATTGAGATTGGGTAATGATATAGATAAAGAATCACTTCAAGAAGGTTTCTCAATCTATTCATCCAAAAAATTAGATGATGAATATGATGGCAAGCCACCACTATCACAACCACCATCACAGCAACAAAGATTAGCAGCTAGTGCTAGTTTTGGAAATTATAAGAATGGACATAATGGtattttgaatttccaACAAGAATATCTTTcaatcaatgaatttttaaaagaaagtagaagaagatcTTTAATGATTGCTAATCCAACTACTAATTTCACACCATCAACTATTCCATCACCAGCACAACAACCTCGTATATTATCAGATGTCGATAGTTCAGATACTTCAGGAATGTTTGGTAGTGGTAATagtaatggtggtggtgatgatggCACTacatcattatcaaaatcacAAAAACATAAACGTAATCATAGTTCTGGAGGgttaaatttgaaaattgttaAACCATTAAAATCAGCTGCTTCTTTAGGaattttctaa
- a CDS encoding 3-PGDH, putative (Similar to S. cerevisiae SER3;~Similar to C. albicans SER3): MSSPQQIVNSFQQALNLSGSPNAVSTSPTQSFLSQYVPSKPAKALKPFKTGDIKILLLENVNQTAINIFKNQGYQVEFYKSSLPEDELLEKIKDVHAIGIRSKTKLTEKILKAAKNLVVIGCFCIGTNQVDLEFAAKSGIAVFNSPFSNSRSVAELVIAEIITLARQLGDRSIELHTGTWNKVSAKCWEIRGKTLGIVGYGHIGSQLSVLAEAMGMNVIYYDVLTIMSLGNSKQVESLDELLKRADFVTLHVPATPETKNLLSAPQFAAMKDGAYVINASRGTVVDIPALVQAMKAGKIAGAALDVYPNEPAKNGEGLFSDSLNDWASELCSLRNVILTPHIGGSTEEAQSAIGIEVGNALTKYINEGASQGAVNFPEVSLRPLDLDQQNVVRVLYIHQNVPGVLKTVNNILSNHNIEKQFSDSQGEIAYLMADISDVDISDIQSLYEQLEQTPYKIATRLLY; encoded by the coding sequence ATGTCATCACCTCAACAAATTGTTAATTCATTTCAACAAGCCTTGAATTTATCAGGATCTCCAAATGCTGTTTCTACATCACCAACTCAATCATTCTTAAGTCAATATGTCCCAAGTAAACCAGCTAAAGCTTTAAAACCTTTCAAAACTGGTGATATCaagattttattattggaaaatGTTAATCAAACTGCcataaatattttcaaaaatcaaGGTTATCAAGttgaattttataaatcatcattaccagaagatgaattattggaaaaaattaaagatgTTCATGCAATTGGTATTAGATCGAAAACCAAATTGACAGAAAAAATCCTTAAAGCTGCTAAAAATTTGGTGGTTATTGGTTGTTTCTGTATTGGTACCAATCAAGTTGATTTGGAATTTGCTGCCAAGTCCGGTATCGcagttttcaattctccattttcaaattctagATCAGTTGCTGAATTAGTCATTGCTGAAATCATTACTTTGGCCAGACAATTGGGTGATCgttcaattgaattacaCACTGGAACTTGGAATAAAGTCAGTGCCAAATGTTGGGAAATCAGAGGTAAAACTTTAGGTATTGTAGGTTATGGTCATATTGGTTCTCAATTATCTGTCTTGGCTGAAGCCATGGGTATGAATGTTATTTATTACGATGTTTTAACTATCATGTCCTTGGGTAACTCCAAACAAGTTGAAAGTTTAGatgaattgttgaaaagaGCCGATTTCGTCACTTTGCACGTCCCAGCCACTCCAGAAACCAAGAACTTGTTGAGTGCACCACAATTTGCCGCTATGAAAGATGGTGCTTACGTTATAAATGCTTCTAGAGGtactgttgttgatattcCAGCTTTGGTTCAAGCTATGAAAGCCGGAAAAATTGCTGGTGCTGCTTTGGATGTCTACCCAAATGAACCAGCAAAGAATGGTGAAGGTTTATTTAGTGACAGTTTGAATGACTGGGCTAGTGAATTATGTTCATTAAGAAATGTGATTTTGACTCCACATATTGGTGGGTCTACTGAAGAAGCTCAATCTGCTATTGGTATTGAAGTCGGTAATGCCTTGACCAAATACATCAACGAAGGTGCTTCTCAAGGTGCCGTCAACTTCCCAGAAGTTTCATTGAGACCATTGGATTTGGATCAACAAAATGTTGTCAGAGTATTATACATCCATCAAAACGTTCCTGGTGTGTTGAAAACCGTCAACAATATCTTGTCCAATCATAATATTGAGAAACAATTCTCAGATTCCCAAGGTGAGATTGCTTACTTGATGGCCGATATTTCTGATGTTGATATCAGTGATATACAGTCATTGTATGAGCAATTAGAACAAACTCCTTATAAGATTGCTACTCGTTTGTtatattaa
- a CDS encoding 26s proteasome regulatory subunit, putative (Similar to S. cerevisiae RPN2;~Similar to C. albicans RPN2) produces the protein MALVSAAPYLALLGEPDSTLKSYALSSLNQVVDQLWAEIANNIVELEELYEDDSFDRKELAALVISKVYYNLGDFDAAVKYALYAGKEFNLEEKSQYMETIVSQCINLYNSLSQQKFNDPTTNIDIRLTGIFEKMLDKCLKTNEIKLSLGVALESYRLDLVESILQDQIKNNEEQALNLINYVLVCSNNTVSNTNFRVQVLNSLISLLLSLKKHQDFFTIIKIIVQLNDSELAVKLFQELINQNEDLIAYQAAFDLVNAASQELLDLVMEKLSNNTTESETGSLKKILNILSGVPTCDLDNTFLFKNNNADITILNKTKNLLDGRSSIFHSAVTFANAFMHAGTTDDSFFRKNLEWLGRATNWSKFSATAALGVIHKGNLSQGRTILKPYLPGSSGSANNKGGSLFALGLIFAGHGREVIKTLKSFIDQNGNAAGSNDIDIQLHGAALGAGVAGMGSKSESLYESLKVVLYSDSAISSQAAALSMGLVMLGSGNEEAINDMLTYALETQHENIIRGLAIGIALLSYGREEKADQIIDELMNEESSILRYGGAFTIALAYAGTGNNNAIKKLLHFAVSDPSDDVRRASVLSLGFVLIRDYTAAPQIVKLLSQSHNPHVRYGTALALGISCAGRAYPAAIEVLEPLTKDAVDFVRQGALMASSMILIQQNEFIYPKVKEFTKQYADTIKNKHEDALAKFGATLAQGIIDAGGRNSTINLENSQTNTLNTKAIVGLTLFVQSWYWFPLAHFLSLSFAPTSIIGVRGQDLKAPKFELNCHANPEYFQYPPKVEEAKEKQPDKLATAVLSTTAKAKTRAKKKQSQKEGGDIKAEDKMDVDEETKPKVEAKETNNDDEKKETKKQPTSDEPVTVRYARNPYKISNLSRVLPVQSNFISFIKDDRFVPVRKYRGLSGIVVLEDNKPEEKVEFIKTVRQLNITEAPVPEPFTLSGEDLQQDDE, from the coding sequence ATGGCATTGGTATCTGCAGCACCATATTTGGCATTATTGGGAGAACCCGATTCAACTTTAAAATCGTATGCCTTATCATCTTTGAATCAAGttgttgatcaattatGGGCCGAGATTgctaataatattgttgaattggAAGAGTTATATGAAGATGATTCATTTGATAGGAAAGAATTGGCAGCTTTGGTTATATCGAAAGTTTATTACAATTTAGGAGATTTCGATGCTGCTGTTAAATATGCATTATATGCTGGCAAAGAATTTAATTTGGAAGAAAAATCTCAATATATGGAAACCATTGTAAGTCAATGTATCAATTTGTACAACTCATTATCtcaacaaaaattcaatgatccaacaacaaatattgatattcGTTTGACTGgcatttttgaaaaaatgtTGGACAAATGTTTGAAAACCAACGAAATAAAATTGTCATTAGGAGTTGCCTTGGAAAGTTATCGATTAGATTTAGTTGAATCCATTTTACAAGATCAAATAAAGAATAATGAAGAGCAAGctttaaatttgattaattatgTATTGGTTTGTTCTAATAACACTGTTAGCAACACTAATTTTAGAGTACAAGTATTGAATTCCTTGatatctttattattgtcTTTGAAAAAGCATCAAGATTTTTTCACCatcattaaaatcattgTCCAATTGAACGACTCTGAATTAGCTGTCAAACTATTCCAAGAATTGATAAACCAAAATGAAGATTTAATTGCTTACCAAGCAGCATTTGATTTAGTCAATGCTGCTTCTCAGgaattattggatttgGTGATGGAAAAATTGTCCAACAACACCACAGAATCTGAAACTGGAAgtttgaagaaaattttgaatatattatCTGGAGTGCCAACTTGTGATTTGGACAATAcatttttattcaaaaataataatgccGATATCACTATTTTGAACAAGACCAAGAACTTGTTAGATGGCAGAAGCTCGATTTTCCATTCAGCAGTCACATTTGCCAATGCTTTTATGCATGCTGGTACTACTGATGATTCATTCTTTagaaaaaatttggaatgGCTTGGTAGAGCAACCAATTGGTCCAAGTTTTCCGCTACTGCAGCATTGGGTGTTATTCATAAAGGTAATTTGTCACAAGGACGTACTATATTGAAACCATATTTGCCAGGATCATCTGGTTCAGCCAATAACAAAGGTGGTTCCTTATTTGCCCTTGGATTAATCTTTGCTGGCCATGGTAGAGAAGTCATTAAAACTttgaaatcatttattGACCAAAATGGTAATGCAGCAGGCtcaaatgatattgatattcaaTTGCATGGGGCAGCTTTGGGTGCTGGTGTTGCTGGTATGGGTTCAAAAAGTGAAAGTCTTTACGAATCCTTGAAAGTTGTGTTGTATTCTGATTCAGCAATTTCATCCCAGGCTGCTGCTTTGAGTATGGGGTTAGTAATGTTGGGCTCAGGAAACGAAGAGGCTATCAATGATATGTTAACTTATGCCTTGGAAACTCAACACGAAAATATCATTCGAGGTTTAGCTATTGGTATTGCCTTGTTGAGTTATGGACGTGAAGAAAAAGCTGatcaaattattgatgaattgatgAATGAAGAATCGTCGATTTTGAGATATGGAGGTGCATTCACTATTGCCTTGGCTTATGCTGGTACAGGAAACAACAATGctattaaaaaattattacattTTGCTGTTTCCGATCCAAGTGATGATGTCAGAAGAGCTTCGGTTTTGAGTTTGGGTTTCGTACTTATTCGTGATTACACCGCAGCACCAcaaattgttaaattgTTATCACAATCGCATAACCCTCATGTAAGATATGGTACTGCTTTAGCGCTAGGTATATCTTGTGCTGGAAGAGCTTATCCTGCTGCAATTGAAGTATTAGAGCCATTGACTAAAGATGCCGTTGATTTTGTAAGGCAAGGTGCATTAATGGCTAGTTCtatgattttgattcaacaaaatgaatttatttatcCAAAGGTTAAAGAATTCACTAAGCAATACGCAGATACTATCAAAAACAAGCATGAAGATGCATTGGCTAAATTTGGAGCTACTTTGGCACAAGGTATAATAGATGCAGGAGGAAGAAACTCAACCataaatttggaaaacTCGCAAACAAACACGTTGAATACAAAGGCAATTGTTGGTTTGACATTATTTGTGCAATCATGGTACTGGTTCCCATTGGCTCATTTCTTATCTTTATCATTTGCTCCTACTTCGATCATTGGTGTAAGAGGACAAGATTTGAAGGCCCctaaatttgaattgaattgtcACGCCAATCCAGAATATTTCCAATATCCTCCAAAAGTAGAAGAGGCCAAAGAGAAGCAACCAGACAAATTGGCCACAGCCGTGTTATCGACAACTGCTAAAGCTAAAACTAGAgctaaaaagaaacaatcTCAGAAAGAAGGTGGTGATATCAAAGCTGAAGATAAGATGGATGTTGACGAAGAAACGAAACCAAAAGTTGAAGCAAAGGAaactaataatgatgatgaaaagaaagaaacgAAAAAACAGCCAACTTCAGATGAACCAGTAACTGTTCGTTATGCCAGAAATCCCtacaaaatttcaaatttgtcTAGAGTATTACCAGTACAATctaattttatttcttttatcAAAGACGATAGGTTTGTTCCAGTAAGAAAGTATCGTGGATTGAGTGGTATAGTGGTATTGGAAGATAACAAACCAGAAGAGAAAGTTGAGTTTATCAAGACAGTCAGACAATTGAATATCACTGAAGCACCAGTGCCCGAACCATTTACATTGAGTGGTGAAGATTTGCAGCAAGATGacgaataa
- a CDS encoding sphingoid long-chain base kinase, putative (Similar to S. cerevisiae LCB4;~Similar to C. albicans LCB4), with the protein MSSSSTPQATGLQMSDSIKSSTDRLLYRKNDIIGATLSSDNGIYLSGQSLQHLPKHEESIFDTLSACYKSPDNTIESDFIPFKNILNVESITGSIADEDEVTNSNLLEITYTLPFSDLNHDLKLEKIKIDIESGPEIPPSLAEFVLLQSYEKSIIRPSILVLINPHGGQGNAKTIYKDKILPVLQAAHANITYFETKYHGHATEIARELDVNDYDIIVCCSGDGIPHEVINGFYLRPDKGVSAFNKIAVTQLPCGSGNALSLSTHGSKNASVATLHMLKAHKTKLDLMAITQGTGSEKITKLSFLSQCYGIIADSDIGTEHLRWLGPIRFELGVIQKVFSGAKYPCDLFVKYKYDNNSEILSHVNDYLTNNDNKNELPIITEKDLQITSPDLDQPVPNDWKRIPNEISHNLNILYVGKMPFVSADTQFFPAALPNDGSMDMIVTDSNNSIWKLTSILMAVESGKHIDDEKVYHTKVLSYRLIPNIKDDSKHYISIDGEDFPFEPFQVEILPGVLTGLLQDGNFVETSFTK; encoded by the coding sequence ATGTCTTCCTCATCTACTCCTCAAGCGACTGGTTTGCAGATGAGTGATAGTATCAAATCATCGACAGATAGATTATTATACCGCAAAAATGATATTATCGGGGCCACATTAAGTTCGGATAACGGAATTTATTTATCCGGTCAATCTTTACAACACCTTCCAAAACATgaagaatcaatttttgataCTTTGAGTGCTTGTTATAAATCCCCTGACAACACAATAGAATCAGATTTCATCCcatttaaaaatatattaaacGTGGAATCGATTACAGGCAGTATTGCcgatgaagatgaagttaccaattccaatttattaGAGATTACTTATACTTTACCATTCCTGGATTTAAATCACGACTTGAAgcttgaaaaaataaaaatcgATATAGAAAGCGGTCCCGAAATCCCCCCTTCTCTTGCTGAATTTGTATTATTGCAATCATATGAAAAAAGCATTATCCGGCCTTCCATTTTGGTATTGATAAATCCTCACGGAGGTCAAGGAAATGCCAAAACTATTTATAAAGATAAAATTTTGCCTGTATTACAAGCCGCTCATGCTAACATTACgtattttgaaacaaaatatcACGGGCACGCTACAGAGATTGCACGAGAGTTGGATGTCAATGATTATGATataattgtttgttgttctGGAGATGGGATACCTCATGAAGTTATTAATGGCTTCTATCTTCGGCCAGATAAAGGTGTACTGGCATTCAACAAAATCGCTGTTACTCAATTACCTTGTGGGTCAGGGAATGCATTGAGTTTGAGTACACATGGTAGTAAAAATGCATCAGTTGCAACTCTTCATATGTTGAAAGCTCATAAGACAAAATTAGATTTGATGGCTATTACTCAAGGTACAGGAAGTGAAAAGATAACAAAATTATCTTTTTTAAGTCAATGTTATGGTATTATTGCTGATTCTGATATTGGAACCGAACATTTACGTTGGTTGGGTCCTATAAGATTTGAACTTGGAGTGATACAAAAAGTGTTTTCTGGGGCAAAATATCCATGTGATTTATTTGTGAAATACAAATACGATAACAATTCAGAAATCTTAAGTCATGTAAACGATTACTTGaccaataatgataataagaACGAGCTACCTATTATCACTGAAAAAGACTTACAAATAACGAGCCCAGATTTGGATCAGCCTGTGCCTAATGATTGGAAACGTATTCCTAATGAAATTTCCCacaatttgaatatattatatGTTGGCAAAATGCCATTCGTGTCTGCAGATACTCAATTTTTCCCAGCTGCGCTACCGAATGACGGTTCAATGGATATGATTGTCACCGATTCCAACAATTCTATATGGAAATTGACGTCGATATTGATGGCAGTGGAAAGTGGGAAacatattgatgatgaaaaagtgTACCATACAAAGGTTTTAAGTTATCGTTTGATACCAAATATCAAAGATGATAGTAAACACTATATATCCATTGATGGTGAAGATTTCCCATTTGAACCTTTCCAAGTTGAAATATTACCAGGAGTGTTGACAGGATTACTACAGGATGGGAACTTTGTGGAAACATCATTTACCAAATAG